In the genome of Nitrospira japonica, one region contains:
- a CDS encoding ferritin-like domain-containing protein, with product MKRPLASQSGLTDQEIQDAVDQGAVTKQYFADPQNVVSSLNRLRSTEITSYLQYKQHGYMAVSLLSPGLKGEFEAHAQQELAHADKLAMRIQQLGGVPIFDLQELAGKAAAIGIHPEQGATLTEMVIENLLLERRQVEAYTALIREIGDKDLVTRETLLGILAETETHASELADFLKRTSDER from the coding sequence ATGAAGCGACCGCTGGCAAGCCAAAGTGGTTTGACTGATCAGGAAATCCAAGACGCTGTGGACCAGGGGGCGGTCACGAAGCAATACTTCGCCGATCCCCAGAACGTGGTGAGTTCGCTCAATCGTCTTCGATCAACGGAGATCACGAGCTATCTGCAGTACAAACAGCATGGGTATATGGCCGTGTCGCTGCTGTCGCCTGGCTTGAAAGGCGAATTCGAAGCTCACGCCCAACAGGAATTGGCTCATGCCGATAAGTTGGCCATGAGAATTCAACAACTCGGCGGTGTTCCGATTTTCGACTTGCAGGAGCTGGCGGGAAAGGCGGCCGCGATCGGAATTCATCCGGAACAGGGCGCCACCCTGACGGAAATGGTCATCGAGAATCTCTTGCTGGAACGACGTCAGGTCGAAGCGTACACCGCCTTGATCCGTGAGATCGGGGACAAGGACCTCGTGACTCGCGAAACGCTGTTGGGCATCCTCGCCGAGACGGAAACGCACGCCAGCGAGTTGGCGGATTTCCTCAAGCGAACCAGCGACGAACGTTGA
- a CDS encoding sodium:solute symporter family protein, producing the protein MILTFVILYLAVSVGVGLHAARRVHDTKDFAVAGRSLPLPIVAATVFATWFGAEALMGMSATFVKEGLRGVVADPFGSTLCLVLAGLFFAPRFYRLNLLTVGDYYRLRYDRRVEVLCTLCIVASYVGWVAAQFKVLGLVLNVVTQGAVSQQAGMVIGAAIVLTYTTFGGMFSVAILDFVQLSVIIGGLLYIVSVVSDLAGGAGAVLSHAAQAGKLEFFPAASLDAWIPFIGAGVTMMLGSIPQQDVFQRITSAKDERTAVRGSLAGAALYFSFCFVPMFLAYAALLVDPDRFGTLLREDSQLVLPTLIVEYTPAVAQILFFGAVLSAVMSCSSATLLAPSVALSENVLKGLMPGLDERGLLRMMRIVLVGFAVIVLAIAISSDASIYQLVVNTYKVTLVAAFVPLAAGLYWRGATIVGALCAIGLGLATWIAGEVLSSEQPVWPPQLLGLLMAGVGMVIGSKAHLIYDRADMVREGSAETGETQEMVESRVTKSPRRPPGI; encoded by the coding sequence ATGATTCTTACCTTCGTCATTCTCTATCTGGCGGTCTCGGTCGGGGTCGGACTCCACGCCGCCAGGCGCGTGCACGACACCAAGGATTTCGCCGTCGCCGGCCGTTCTCTGCCGCTCCCGATCGTGGCGGCGACCGTGTTTGCGACCTGGTTCGGCGCCGAGGCGCTCATGGGCATGTCCGCCACCTTCGTCAAAGAGGGCCTGCGCGGCGTGGTGGCCGACCCGTTCGGTTCGACCCTCTGTTTGGTGCTCGCCGGGCTGTTTTTTGCCCCTCGGTTCTACCGGCTGAATTTGCTCACCGTGGGGGACTATTACCGGTTGCGCTACGACCGCCGCGTGGAAGTCCTGTGCACGCTCTGCATCGTGGCGTCCTATGTCGGCTGGGTGGCCGCGCAGTTCAAGGTGCTCGGTTTGGTCCTGAACGTCGTCACGCAGGGTGCAGTGAGCCAACAGGCGGGGATGGTCATCGGCGCCGCGATCGTCCTGACGTACACCACGTTCGGCGGCATGTTTTCCGTGGCGATTCTCGATTTCGTGCAGCTCTCGGTGATCATCGGAGGATTGTTGTACATCGTTTCGGTCGTGAGCGACCTGGCCGGAGGAGCCGGCGCCGTCCTCAGCCACGCGGCGCAAGCGGGCAAACTGGAATTCTTTCCGGCGGCGTCGCTCGACGCCTGGATCCCGTTCATCGGCGCGGGTGTGACGATGATGTTGGGCTCCATTCCGCAGCAGGACGTGTTCCAGCGGATCACGTCCGCGAAGGACGAGCGGACGGCCGTTCGGGGATCGCTTGCCGGGGCCGCCCTGTATTTCTCCTTCTGTTTCGTTCCGATGTTCCTGGCCTATGCGGCCCTGCTCGTGGATCCGGACAGGTTCGGGACGCTGCTCCGGGAGGATTCACAACTGGTGCTGCCGACATTGATCGTCGAATACACGCCGGCCGTGGCGCAAATTCTGTTCTTCGGCGCCGTTCTGTCGGCCGTGATGAGTTGTTCGAGCGCGACGTTATTGGCTCCTTCGGTGGCCCTGAGTGAAAACGTCCTGAAAGGATTGATGCCCGGGCTGGATGAACGGGGACTTCTCAGGATGATGAGGATCGTGCTGGTGGGATTTGCCGTCATCGTACTGGCGATCGCCATCAGCTCGGACGCCAGCATCTATCAACTGGTGGTGAATACCTACAAGGTCACACTGGTGGCGGCGTTCGTTCCGCTGGCGGCGGGCCTCTACTGGCGCGGCGCCACGATCGTCGGCGCGCTGTGTGCCATCGGGCTGGGTCTTGCGACTTGGATCGCGGGGGAAGTGCTCAGTTCCGAACAGCCCGTCTGGCCGCCCCAGCTTCTCGGCCTGTTGATGGCCGGAGTCGGCATGGTCATCGGCTCCAAGGCGCATCTGATTTACGACAGGGCCGATATGGTTCGGGAAGGCTCGGCCGAAACGGGCGAAACGCAGGAGATGGTCGAAAGTCGGGTCACGAAATCTCCCCGACGGCCGCCCGGGATCTAG
- a CDS encoding DUF2238 domain-containing protein, translated as MVRTNKRILFGLLVWYVLLSAWTAYAPVDRQFWLLASILPGFLVFLLAGTHRYLPLSVASYVLITVFLSLHTVGVHYTYAQVPLGSWMEVTVDTGRNHYDRLVHFCFGFLLVYPIEELFRLTASVRGWMTYYLPVMTILGLSGLWEIIESWVARAVHPELGISYLGSQGDIWDAQKDMAAALYGGLLCTAVLMLVRWYRHGRLFSHGQTLVDS; from the coding sequence GTGGTGCGAACGAACAAGAGAATCCTGTTCGGCTTGCTCGTCTGGTACGTGCTCCTTTCCGCCTGGACCGCCTATGCGCCCGTCGATCGGCAATTCTGGCTGCTAGCCAGCATCCTGCCCGGTTTCCTCGTCTTCCTGCTGGCCGGCACGCACCGCTATCTTCCCCTGTCCGTCGCGTCATATGTGCTGATCACCGTCTTTCTGAGTCTTCACACCGTCGGTGTTCATTACACATACGCCCAGGTTCCACTTGGAAGCTGGATGGAAGTAACGGTCGATACGGGACGCAATCACTATGATCGACTTGTCCATTTCTGTTTCGGATTTTTGTTGGTCTATCCGATCGAGGAACTCTTTCGCCTCACTGCGTCGGTCAGGGGGTGGATGACCTACTATTTGCCCGTCATGACGATCCTTGGTCTTAGCGGTCTCTGGGAAATCATCGAGTCATGGGTGGCCCGAGCAGTTCATCCGGAACTCGGCATATCCTACCTGGGGTCACAAGGGGATATCTGGGACGCGCAGAAGGACATGGCGGCCGCCCTGTATGGGGGGCTCCTCTGCACGGCGGTCCTGATGTTGGTACGCTGGTATCGACATGGACGGTTATTCTCTCACGGCCAGACACTTGTCGACTCCTGA
- a CDS encoding nuclear transport factor 2 family protein has protein sequence MGNQKTKDISMADRLIAYEHETWSLIKRNDLNGFASYLSEDFYDIFPDGKERTKSELLDFLGDADLKDYRLGNFRVTLLTRDAAIVTYHVDARAIIQGKEIAMRNSVTSGWAKRGGRWLNVSAVASAQPPHNSN, from the coding sequence ATGGGAAATCAGAAAACAAAAGATATTTCAATGGCGGACAGATTAATCGCATATGAACATGAGACATGGAGCTTGATTAAACGGAATGATCTGAATGGGTTTGCAAGCTATCTGTCCGAGGATTTTTATGACATCTTCCCGGATGGAAAAGAGAGGACAAAATCGGAACTGTTGGATTTTCTCGGCGACGCGGATCTAAAAGACTATCGACTCGGCAATTTCCGGGTGACCCTGTTGACTCGGGATGCTGCCATCGTCACGTATCATGTAGACGCTCGCGCCATCATTCAGGGCAAAGAGATTGCGATGAGGAATTCCGTTACATCGGGATGGGCGAAGCGTGGCGGGAGGTGGTTGAACGTGTCCGCCGTAGCTTCCGCGCAACCTCCGCACAACTCAAATTAA
- a CDS encoding FKBP-type peptidyl-prolyl cis-trans isomerase: MRPVTIVTMLLSLMLSAIPAGAADPSTDDQKTFYALGLLISQSLTPFALTESELDFVRSGMSDGVLKKTPKVDLQAFGPKVNQLQQARASALADTEKKAGATFIAKAAAESGAKKTESGAIVTTIKEGKGATPTATDTVKVHYHGTLIDGTVFDSSVKRGEPATFPLNQVIKCWTEGVQLIKVGGKSKLVCPSAIAYGDRGSPPTIKPGATLVFEVELLEIVKK; the protein is encoded by the coding sequence ATGCGTCCAGTGACGATCGTGACCATGCTACTGAGTCTGATGCTGTCGGCCATACCCGCCGGCGCCGCGGATCCTTCCACCGACGATCAGAAAACCTTTTATGCCTTGGGATTGTTGATCAGCCAGTCCCTGACCCCTTTTGCGCTCACGGAGTCCGAACTTGACTTCGTGCGATCCGGCATGAGCGATGGTGTCCTCAAGAAAACTCCGAAGGTCGATCTGCAAGCATTCGGTCCGAAAGTCAATCAGTTGCAGCAGGCCCGCGCCTCCGCTTTGGCCGACACCGAAAAGAAAGCCGGCGCCACGTTCATCGCGAAGGCGGCGGCCGAGTCCGGGGCAAAAAAGACCGAATCCGGAGCCATCGTGACGACCATCAAGGAAGGCAAGGGCGCGACGCCGACGGCCACCGATACGGTCAAAGTGCACTACCATGGCACGCTCATCGACGGCACCGTCTTCGACAGCTCGGTGAAGCGCGGCGAGCCAGCCACGTTTCCTTTGAATCAGGTGATCAAGTGCTGGACGGAGGGCGTGCAGCTGATCAAGGTCGGCGGCAAGAGCAAGCTGGTCTGCCCCTCGGCGATCGCCTATGGAGACCGGGGCTCACCCCCGACCATCAAGCCGGGCGCCACACTCGTCTTCGAAGTGGAGCTGCTCGAGATCGTGAAGAAATAA
- a CDS encoding DUF2238 domain-containing protein produces MGKRPRVILWLSVWYGLLWTGLAVSPYDRQDWLLENLLALTAVTMLIVTYRRFQFSSLSYVLITTFLSLHAVGAHYTYAEVPFGFWLQQVFGLSRNPYDRLVHFSYGLLLVFPLREVLVRLAGVAGVWSYYLPVSGMLAQSGFFEVVEAIVAEIVSPDLGAAYLGMQGDPWDAQKDMAAALVGAVATMLIVAVATRSSGPEARRAGRRTIANG; encoded by the coding sequence GTGGGCAAGAGACCTAGGGTGATCCTATGGTTGTCTGTCTGGTACGGCCTCCTGTGGACCGGCCTGGCGGTTTCGCCATACGACCGTCAGGACTGGCTGCTGGAAAACCTGCTCGCGCTGACGGCCGTGACGATGCTGATCGTCACGTATCGGCGATTTCAATTCTCCTCCCTTTCTTATGTGCTGATCACGACGTTCCTCAGTCTCCATGCCGTTGGCGCGCATTATACCTACGCTGAAGTGCCGTTCGGATTCTGGCTGCAGCAGGTCTTCGGTCTTTCCCGCAATCCCTATGATCGGCTCGTCCATTTTTCGTATGGGCTTTTGTTGGTCTTCCCCTTGCGCGAGGTGCTCGTCCGTCTCGCTGGCGTCGCCGGTGTCTGGTCTTACTATCTTCCCGTCAGCGGCATGCTGGCGCAAAGCGGGTTTTTCGAGGTCGTGGAGGCCATCGTCGCGGAGATCGTCAGCCCTGATCTTGGGGCCGCGTACTTGGGCATGCAGGGCGATCCGTGGGATGCGCAAAAGGACATGGCGGCCGCCTTGGTCGGGGCGGTTGCCACCATGCTGATCGTCGCCGTCGCGACCCGGTCGAGTGGGCCAGAGGCTCGACGGGCCGGTCGTCGAACCATCGCAAACGGATGA
- a CDS encoding DNA-3-methyladenine glycosylase I — MAAPVRCEWVGEKPHLIRYHDEEWGRPVHDDRTHFEMLQLEGAQAGLSWETILLRREGYRRAFARFNPARVARFDARKRAVLLKDPRIIRNRLKIDSAVTNARAFLAVQKEFGSFDAYVWRFVGGAPKQDRRASPRKIPTSTAESDALSKDLKRRGFRFVGSTIIYAYMQAIGMVNDHAAPCFLSPRAHTHSC, encoded by the coding sequence ATGGCCGCGCCGGTTCGGTGCGAATGGGTTGGCGAGAAGCCGCATCTGATCCGCTATCATGACGAAGAGTGGGGCAGGCCGGTTCACGATGATCGCACCCATTTCGAGATGCTGCAATTGGAGGGGGCGCAAGCCGGCCTGTCCTGGGAAACCATTCTGCTCCGCCGTGAGGGCTATCGGCGGGCGTTTGCTCGGTTCAACCCCGCGAGGGTGGCGCGCTTCGATGCTCGAAAGCGTGCGGTGCTTCTCAAAGATCCGCGCATCATCCGCAACCGTCTGAAAATCGACTCAGCGGTCACGAACGCCCGGGCATTTCTGGCGGTCCAAAAGGAGTTCGGCTCGTTCGACGCCTACGTCTGGCGCTTCGTCGGAGGCGCTCCCAAACAAGACCGAAGAGCTTCCCCCCGCAAGATTCCGACGTCCACGGCGGAAAGCGATGCCTTGTCCAAGGATCTGAAGCGCCGGGGGTTCCGCTTTGTGGGCAGCACCATCATCTACGCATATATGCAGGCGATCGGTATGGTCAACGACCACGCGGCGCCGTGCTTTCTGTCACCGCGAGCCCATACGCATAGCTGCTGA
- a CDS encoding LEA type 2 family protein has protein sequence MINKRSRWPVFWLIASMLVWGCATVPSDMEPPKVSIANIAPKDFALFEQRFDVQLRIQNPNDKELGINGLRCDIELNGKEFGNGMSGERVKIPRFGSEVVNVEVITSLGSLLRQVENLGQAGNAANPDGNKFVYRLKGTAFVESPSSFKLPFDEKGEIDLPLGSAPQH, from the coding sequence ATGATCAACAAGCGGAGCCGATGGCCTGTCTTCTGGCTGATCGCATCGATGCTCGTCTGGGGCTGCGCGACGGTGCCGAGCGATATGGAGCCGCCCAAGGTCAGCATCGCCAACATCGCGCCAAAAGATTTCGCGCTCTTTGAACAGCGATTCGACGTCCAGCTGCGGATTCAGAATCCCAATGACAAGGAACTGGGCATCAACGGGCTGCGGTGCGACATCGAACTCAACGGCAAGGAGTTTGGCAACGGCATGTCGGGTGAACGGGTCAAGATCCCGCGGTTCGGGTCCGAGGTGGTGAACGTCGAAGTCATTACGAGCCTGGGGAGCCTGCTGCGCCAGGTCGAAAACCTCGGTCAAGCTGGAAATGCGGCAAATCCGGATGGAAACAAGTTTGTCTATCGACTCAAGGGCACGGCCTTCGTCGAGTCTCCGAGCAGTTTCAAATTGCCGTTCGATGAGAAGGGAGAGATTGACTTGCCTCTTGGGTCGGCGCCTCAACACTAA
- a CDS encoding Na+/H+ antiporter has translation MQGLHQLEVIILLLAAVLALTTIAEKILVPYPILLVIGGLVLGVIPGLPTVSLNPDLVFLVFLPPILWAAAYFTSLRDFRFNLRPILLLAVVLVLLTTASIAAVARALLPGIGWAEAIALGAIVSPPDAVSATAISRRLRIPRRVVTILEGESLVNDATALVLYRAAVGAAVSGSFLLGHAVLEFCFAAIAGIAIGIGVAWLARWSLCATEDAFTHIAITLLSPYIAWVLGESVDASAVLACVAGGIYMRQQFSSAVAPSTRIQAKAVWSLLVFLLNGIIFILIGLELGPLRDTLPEGRLGPIVLAGAVIGLTAIVVRILWVPLGAIVPRWLSPALRARDPMPPRSSIFLISWTGMRGIVTLAAALALPVTTAAGAPFPFRTEIILISFMVILATLVVQGLSLPPLIRLLKLEDDHGLEHEESLAREHAATAALTRLDQLVGQEGIPDDQIERLRHQYSRRLEGFSRFGASRVEGAGDAIESFQRLHHEILTAERMALIDLRNDGTISDDVLHQLEQELDVAAVHLGVGERRINRRKA, from the coding sequence ATGCAGGGTCTTCATCAACTCGAAGTCATCATCTTGCTACTCGCCGCGGTTCTCGCGTTGACGACGATCGCCGAAAAGATCCTGGTTCCCTATCCGATCCTGCTCGTGATCGGCGGTCTTGTGCTAGGTGTCATTCCCGGCCTGCCGACGGTGTCGCTCAATCCCGATCTCGTCTTCCTCGTGTTCCTACCCCCGATCCTGTGGGCCGCCGCCTACTTTACGTCGCTGAGGGATTTTCGTTTCAACTTGCGTCCGATCTTATTGTTAGCCGTCGTGTTGGTGTTGCTGACGACCGCATCCATCGCGGCGGTGGCCCGCGCGTTGCTGCCCGGCATCGGATGGGCCGAAGCGATCGCATTGGGCGCCATCGTGTCTCCGCCGGACGCGGTATCCGCCACCGCCATCAGCAGAAGGTTGCGAATCCCCCGACGAGTCGTCACCATTCTGGAGGGGGAAAGTCTCGTGAATGACGCCACGGCCCTGGTGTTGTATCGGGCCGCCGTCGGCGCGGCGGTCAGCGGGTCGTTTCTCCTGGGGCATGCCGTCCTGGAATTTTGCTTCGCGGCGATAGCCGGCATCGCCATTGGGATCGGCGTCGCTTGGCTCGCACGCTGGTCGCTGTGCGCCACGGAAGATGCCTTTACGCACATCGCCATCACGTTGCTGTCCCCCTACATCGCCTGGGTCTTGGGTGAATCGGTCGATGCCTCGGCGGTACTGGCCTGTGTTGCGGGGGGCATCTACATGCGGCAGCAGTTCAGCAGTGCCGTCGCACCGTCGACTCGGATTCAGGCAAAGGCCGTCTGGAGTCTGCTGGTGTTCCTTCTGAATGGGATTATCTTCATCCTCATCGGATTGGAGCTCGGGCCCCTGCGGGACACGTTGCCAGAGGGGCGATTGGGACCCATTGTGCTCGCCGGGGCGGTGATCGGTCTCACCGCGATCGTGGTACGAATTTTGTGGGTCCCCTTGGGAGCGATTGTTCCTCGATGGCTGAGTCCCGCGTTGCGGGCAAGGGATCCGATGCCTCCGCGGTCGAGCATCTTTCTGATTTCCTGGACAGGCATGCGAGGGATCGTGACGCTCGCCGCCGCCTTGGCGTTGCCGGTTACGACGGCCGCGGGGGCGCCGTTTCCGTTCCGAACGGAGATCATCCTGATCAGTTTCATGGTGATTCTTGCCACGCTGGTAGTCCAAGGCCTGTCCCTGCCTCCGCTGATCCGCCTGCTGAAGCTCGAGGACGACCACGGCTTGGAGCATGAAGAGAGTCTGGCGCGTGAGCATGCGGCGACCGCGGCATTGACCAGGCTCGACCAACTGGTCGGGCAGGAGGGTATCCCGGACGATCAAATTGAACGGTTGCGCCATCAGTACAGCCGGCGGTTGGAGGGATTTTCCCGGTTCGGCGCGTCACGCGTGGAGGGGGCGGGCGATGCGATCGAATCCTTTCAGCGTCTCCACCATGAAATCCTGACGGCAGAGCGAATGGCCCTGATCGATTTGCGCAACGACGGGACGATCAGCGACGACGTGCTCCACCAGTTGGAACAGGAACTCGACGTCGCTGCCGTGCATCTGGGTGTCGGCGAACGGCGGATCAACCGGAGGAAGGCATAA
- a CDS encoding c-type heme family protein encodes MRRLYWATGFSFAGLLMVAGWTAHAADPSFETTARYILEVVKAFRTAYVLQVVEHIKGTGVSVQEDWEKNAHLLPLPAQFVKGAADQVDGLEIGLIGLAPLNPANRPKTTAEVNALIQLEKNRDKRFVGFMDGDQFKALSADLALVQSCVDCHNRHPRSSRRNFQRWDVMGALVVRFKPDGMTEGLSLPAEPPKRGPGPLERMTPPPTTAPPWVR; translated from the coding sequence ATGCGACGGTTGTACTGGGCGACAGGGTTCAGTTTTGCCGGACTATTGATGGTCGCCGGTTGGACTGCACATGCCGCGGACCCTTCATTCGAGACCACCGCCCGTTACATCCTGGAGGTCGTCAAGGCGTTCCGCACCGCGTACGTCCTCCAAGTCGTCGAACATATCAAGGGAACCGGCGTGTCGGTCCAAGAGGACTGGGAGAAGAATGCGCATCTCCTGCCCCTTCCGGCCCAATTCGTCAAGGGGGCGGCGGATCAAGTGGATGGGCTCGAGATCGGCCTCATTGGTTTGGCGCCGCTGAATCCCGCCAACCGTCCCAAGACCACGGCGGAAGTGAACGCCCTGATTCAATTGGAAAAGAACCGGGACAAGCGGTTCGTGGGTTTTATGGACGGCGATCAATTCAAAGCCCTCTCGGCCGATTTGGCCTTGGTTCAGTCGTGCGTCGATTGTCACAACCGGCATCCGCGGTCCTCGCGCAGAAATTTTCAACGTTGGGACGTCATGGGCGCCCTCGTCGTCCGCTTTAAGCCTGACGGGATGACGGAGGGGCTGTCGCTTCCGGCGGAACCGCCGAAACGAGGGCCGGGCCCGCTCGAGCGGATGACGCCGCCACCGACGACGGCGCCGCCTTGGGTCAGGTAA
- a CDS encoding N,N-dimethylformamidase beta subunit family domain-containing protein, translated as MTGEGWSRRQFLSAGLGLAGLAFSRPSVFGACSESPQTAACPSISWMDGGRSLIEGYAGRRSYEAGERVSFFMSSQSRIRAMLTVNRLGARREMVWSGPVWVEPQAIPADASESGCRWDGEGGSGLTFDVPAEWKPGFYHVTMHAADGDGEGFFIVRSPRSAPKPGILLILSTNTYFAYNNYGAAQGDALRSTRGSFYDQARVASFLRPLPMGFLSPYDCRKTGIPSRHHRYAGWDKWEWPFVQWAEQAGIDLDYAANEDLERQPERLESYRLILSVGHDEYWSAGMRNAVERHVRQGGNAVFLSGNVSYRKVLLDMSDSRMILDGAMDGAALWSHLQGANRPEHRLTGVSFCYGALNPLPVPYRIYQPDHWLFDGLWSAGGRPERFPDVGCIGYECDGCDIEWDKGIPTASHRDGCPEDFQILALAPGRMPDYEATVHSRALFGRDDGFTPWGADLRQGAAVMGIWTNGGTVLTVGCTEWVRRLDDPLISRITKNALTRLSQ; from the coding sequence GTGACCGGCGAGGGGTGGAGTCGGCGCCAATTTCTCTCGGCCGGCCTCGGCTTGGCCGGCCTGGCGTTCTCGCGACCTTCGGTCTTCGGAGCCTGCTCCGAATCTCCTCAGACCGCCGCATGTCCCTCGATCTCCTGGATGGACGGAGGCCGTTCGCTCATCGAGGGGTACGCCGGCCGGAGAAGTTATGAAGCCGGTGAACGGGTGTCCTTCTTCATGTCGTCCCAGAGCCGGATCAGAGCGATGCTTACAGTCAACCGACTTGGGGCGAGAAGGGAAATGGTCTGGTCGGGGCCGGTCTGGGTGGAGCCACAGGCCATTCCGGCCGATGCGTCCGAATCCGGCTGCCGGTGGGACGGCGAGGGAGGCAGTGGACTGACGTTTGACGTGCCGGCCGAATGGAAGCCCGGCTTCTATCACGTGACCATGCACGCTGCCGATGGCGACGGGGAAGGCTTCTTCATCGTGCGCTCGCCACGTTCGGCCCCCAAGCCCGGGATACTCCTGATCCTGTCGACGAACACCTATTTTGCCTACAACAATTACGGTGCTGCTCAGGGGGACGCACTTCGCTCGACCCGTGGAAGCTTCTATGATCAGGCGCGTGTCGCGTCCTTTCTCCGGCCGTTGCCAATGGGCTTTCTCTCCCCCTACGACTGCCGAAAAACCGGCATCCCGAGTCGTCACCACCGCTATGCCGGATGGGACAAATGGGAATGGCCGTTCGTCCAGTGGGCGGAGCAAGCCGGCATCGATCTGGACTACGCCGCGAACGAGGATTTGGAGCGGCAACCAGAGCGTTTGGAGTCATACAGGCTGATCCTCAGCGTCGGCCATGATGAATATTGGTCTGCGGGGATGAGGAACGCCGTCGAGCGACATGTGCGCCAAGGAGGGAACGCCGTCTTTCTCAGCGGGAACGTGTCCTATCGAAAGGTCCTTTTGGATATGTCGGACTCGCGGATGATCCTGGACGGCGCAATGGACGGTGCCGCACTATGGAGTCATCTCCAGGGAGCCAATCGGCCGGAACACCGGCTGACCGGAGTGAGTTTCTGCTACGGTGCGCTCAATCCGCTTCCTGTTCCGTACAGAATTTATCAACCCGATCACTGGCTGTTCGACGGCCTGTGGTCTGCAGGTGGAAGGCCCGAACGGTTTCCTGATGTGGGCTGTATCGGCTACGAGTGTGATGGATGCGACATCGAGTGGGACAAGGGAATCCCGACCGCGAGTCACCGCGACGGCTGCCCTGAGGACTTTCAGATTCTAGCGCTTGCTCCGGGCCGCATGCCCGATTATGAGGCAACCGTGCACTCGAGAGCCCTGTTTGGGCGGGATGACGGGTTCACACCCTGGGGAGCCGATTTGCGACAAGGCGCCGCCGTCATGGGCATATGGACGAATGGAGGAACGGTATTGACCGTGGGTTGCACAGAATGGGTCAGGCGATTGGATGATCCTCTGATTTCGCGGATCACCAAAAATGCGCTGACGAGGCTTTCGCAATAG
- a CDS encoding gluconokinase: protein MGVAGAGKTTVGLKLARELNWTFIDGDSFHSRSSIEKMAIGQPLTDADRFPWLDRIRAAIDGWRVEGKRVVLACSLLKAAYRDFVLDGRRQLVQLVYLKASPLLLHERLLHRAGHFMKAPLLESQLETLEEPEDALLLDAADTPEQLIGHIRTALHL, encoded by the coding sequence ATGGGTGTCGCCGGAGCGGGTAAGACCACCGTCGGGCTCAAGCTTGCGCGGGAACTCAATTGGACCTTTATCGACGGCGATTCTTTTCATTCCCGCTCCAGCATCGAGAAGATGGCAATCGGGCAACCGTTGACCGATGCCGACCGGTTTCCTTGGCTCGATCGGATACGGGCCGCTATCGACGGTTGGAGGGTCGAGGGGAAACGGGTCGTTCTCGCCTGTTCCTTGCTGAAAGCCGCCTATCGGGATTTTGTGCTGGATGGTCGCCGGCAGCTGGTGCAGTTGGTGTATCTGAAAGCTTCCCCACTGCTGCTGCACGAGCGTCTGCTTCACCGCGCCGGCCATTTCATGAAGGCCCCGCTACTCGAAAGCCAGCTTGAGACCCTCGAAGAGCCGGAGGATGCCCTTCTTCTCGATGCAGCAGACACGCCGGAGCAGCTGATTGGTCATATCCGCACTGCACTTCATCTCTAG
- a CDS encoding DUF2780 domain-containing protein, which translates to MHRSIILTGFLVCAFLSVSGCAGMDTKGMTDPLVKILTSQLDVTANQAKGGLGSTLTMAKEKLPPPDFESLTKYVPGTEGYMKAAKDLGAVTGPISDPTALQAAYSKLGMSWDKVGKFSKVLSDFVGTSGGEQAQSFLTSLMK; encoded by the coding sequence ATGCATCGTTCGATCATTCTCACGGGGTTCTTGGTCTGTGCATTCCTCTCGGTGTCCGGCTGTGCCGGTATGGATACGAAGGGAATGACGGACCCATTGGTCAAGATCCTGACCAGTCAATTGGACGTGACGGCCAACCAGGCCAAGGGAGGCCTCGGGTCCACCCTGACGATGGCGAAGGAAAAACTCCCACCCCCTGACTTCGAGTCGTTGACGAAATATGTGCCTGGAACGGAAGGTTACATGAAGGCTGCGAAGGACCTCGGCGCAGTGACGGGTCCGATCAGTGACCCAACGGCTTTGCAGGCGGCCTACTCCAAGTTGGGCATGAGTTGGGACAAGGTGGGAAAGTTTTCCAAGGTCCTGTCAGATTTTGTCGGCACGTCGGGAGGCGAACAGGCTCAGAGCTTCCTCACAAGCCTGATGAAGTAA